AAGTTCATCCTCGAAAATGGCGAACTCTTTAAAACGCTTAAAAACACTCAAGTCGCTTCCATTCTCAACCTGACTCCTGAAACACTCTCCCGTACCCTTTCTAAGTTTAAATCTTCAGGATTTATCGAGCTTGATGAAAAGCATCATATTCGCATTCTAGACACGCAGAAACTGGAAGAAGTCCTCTAGCTTTATTTACATTTCATTGACATAGGTCAAGGTTTTTTTTCGCCTTTCTTTATACAATACCCTATAGCTTTCACTAGATTATTACATTCAATTAAAATTAATAATTAGGAGGTTGTGAGTCTTTGGGTACAAGGTGCGATTTTGCCTTGTATTGGGTCGAATAAGGCGTTGTTGCTTTACATGTAAAGCAACACAGAACATCAAAGGAGGAAATGTGAAAAAGAGTAATTTCCTAAAGTACGCGGCACTCTTTGTTTTTGTCGTAGCCATCGGCTTTTTTGCCTACGTGGTTCACGCATCCAAAGCGCTGTCGTATCTCTCCAGTGATCCAAAAGCCTGTATCAACTGTCACGTCATGAATACGCAATATGCGACATGGCAACACAGTTCACATGCACAGAGGGCTGGGTGTATCGATTGTCACTTACCACGCGATAATATGGTTAACAAATACATTGCCAAAGCGCGCGATGGGTATAACCACAGTGTAGCATTTACGTTCAATACGTACAAAAATGCGATTAAAATCAGTGACGATGGTGCGAAGAGAGTTCAGGAGAATTGTATTTCGTGTCATGCAAGTTTAACCTCACAAATGGTTAAAAATGCGGATGCCAATCACAATTATGACGATCCAAGCGTCGCTACGGGTAGACGTTGTTGGGAGTGTCATAAGGGCGTGCCACACGG
Above is a genomic segment from Sulfurospirillum halorespirans DSM 13726 containing:
- the nrfH gene encoding cytochrome c nitrite reductase small subunit, which codes for MKKSNFLKYAALFVFVVAIGFFAYVVHASKALSYLSSDPKACINCHVMNTQYATWQHSSHAQRAGCIDCHLPRDNMVNKYIAKARDGYNHSVAFTFNTYKNAIKISDDGAKRVQENCISCHASLTSQMVKNADANHNYDDPSVATGRRCWECHKGVPHGKVRGLTTTPNNLGVKEVQ